The Ananas comosus cultivar F153 unplaced genomic scaffold, ASM154086v1, whole genome shotgun sequence genome includes a window with the following:
- the LOC109705916 gene encoding uncharacterized protein LOC109705916 → MKKLYHGKAGRRVHPSAPPPPPSASPKFLIQLAALPAAVLALAAALSPEEQEVLAYLLSGGGEGGGGGKGRRRRRGGGAVLHPPELGCGCFACYKSFWARWDASPNRHVIHRIIDAVEEQALEPRRGRRRRGKCGSAQHQQQQQQQQPLEAAAAEEDGVEETAAAAEEKGIAIADDEHDGDDDGDDEDDDDDADDADEEEEEEDEEEEGEEGVGGGLSNRDGESKSTVRKFVSFIVDRVWGN, encoded by the coding sequence ATGAAAAAGCTCTACCACGGGAAGGCCGGCCGTCGGGTCCACCCGTCCGCTCCCCCGCCACCGCCGTCGGCGTCCCCAAAATTTCTGATTCAGCTGGCAGCCCTCCCCGCCGCCGTCCTGGCCCTGGCGGCCGCCCTCTCTCCCGAGGAGCAAGAAGTCCTCGCCTACCTCCtctccggcggcggcgaaggaggaggaggaggaaaagggcGGCGCCGCCGGCGCGGCGGAGGCGCCGTGCTCCACCCGCCGGAGCTGGGCTGCGGGTGCTTCGCCTGCTACAAGAGCTTCTGGGCGCGGTGGGACGCGTCGCCGAACCGCCACGTGATCCACCGCATCATCGACGCCGTCGAGGAGCAGGCCCTCGAGCCCCGCcgcgggcgccgccgccgcgggaaGTGCGGTAGCGCGcagcaccagcagcagcagcagcagcagcagccgctgGAGGCGGCGGCTGCGGAGGAGGACGGCGTTGAGGagacagcggcggcggccgaggagaAGGGGATTGCGATCGCCGATGATGAGCACGATGGCGACGATGATGGGGACGATGAAGATGACGACGATGATGCCGATGATGccgatgaagaagaagaagaagaagacgaagaagaagaaggagaagaaggggttGGTGGGGGGCTTAGCAACCGTGATGGTGAGAGCAAGAGCACGGTGAGGAAGTTTGTGAGTTTTATTGTGGACAGGGTTTGGGGAAACTGA